A single region of the Malus sylvestris chromosome 8, drMalSylv7.2, whole genome shotgun sequence genome encodes:
- the LOC126632394 gene encoding uncharacterized protein LOC126632394 isoform X4 yields MESLPKNEVMTEELSVQLVADDKQEQPMEMEDQGEGEGEGEGEGEDERMSVRWWMRMMLGMDEDKSEGEGSERISLFDRSQNEIMNSDQGVGEDDGDGDGEGEGEGSERISLFDRSQNEIMKLIFAVNYRVPDEGHASFDVHAIFSTSQKIIKDSAAKIIHSIIEQGSGFNDVEKPKASSSLYTLINSFGCKMSCKSPGDETAFESRTEEILTRLSSYPCEVQVVLALAVFALEYEECSSQLSKKSTTLKRQDAVVELNNLVNQALQVIEHILELEKLISGDRDREPKLARVVMDTPFNAYWSIITLVACATELSLLTGDEDIELYDLSHFSQKMGFILNKLEGQLAVCQQEKEESKAKEKFLERIRTAPPEITEVFQGLVLFDHKAYPKPPIISVDPTNKKVFNINVLEGKWVLFYISSLDNVSDQDISCLKEVYERIEKHNKCVIVWIPVVEDWTEGGEEQFKEWRSKMPWYAVQYFSPPAIGYLEQRWNFKGNPMVVVMNQKGRVVLTGNIINLIRTQATEAITTRHSFCTNHARYGTTAAAVEVLKSLTCPQQSTNTDATPVLLNGSNEQVNIDIELKWKGLFLLLSDVGIEDCYTSYLKPVYEGIRKYPSNRIVWVPVVEQWNQDKEKQLEMSRLKMPWYTLKWVSTKAAIEYMKKEWKYKGKPAVVVMTREGMVKNKNAFPMIKDRGMDAFPFFE; encoded by the exons ATGGAAAGTCTACCAAAAAATGAGGTCATGACCGAGGAGTTGTCTGTCCAACTAGTAGCCGATGATAAGCAAGAGCAACCCATGGAGATGGAGGATCAGGGTGAGGGTGAGGGTGAGGGTGAGGGTGAGGGTGAGGATGAGAGGATGAGTGTGAGGTGGTGGATGAGGATGATGTTGGGGATGGATGAGGATAAGAGTGAAG GTGAAGGTAGTGAACGGATCAGCCTTTTCGACAGGTCTCAAAACGAAATCATGAATAGTGATCAGGGTGTGGGTGAGGATGACGGTGACGGTGACGGTGAGGGTGAGGGTGAAG GTAGTGAACGGATCAGCCTTTTCGACAGGTCTCAAAACGAAATCATGAAGCTCATTTTTGCAGTTAATTACCGTGTTCCTGATGAGGGCCATGCCAGCTTTGATGTTCATGCTATTTTCTCGACTAGTCAGAAAATCATTAAGGATTCGGCGGCCAAGATCATTCACAGTATCATTGAGCAG GGCAGCGGATTTAATGATGTTGAAAAACCCAAGGCCAGCTCCAGCTTGTACACTCTCATTAACTCCTTTGGCTGCAAG ATGTCGTGTAAGAGTCCAGGTGATGAAACTGCCTTTGAATCACGTACGGAAGAAATACTTACAAGACTATCAAGTTATCCATGTGAAGTACAGGTAGTATTGGCCCTGGCGGTTTTTGCTTTGGAATATGAAGAATGTTCCAGCCAACTTTCCAAGAAATCGACAACACTGAAACGCCAAGATGCAGTAGTTGAGCTTAACAATCTGGTCAACCAAGCGTTACAAGTGATTGAGCACATCCTTGAGTTGGAGAAACTAATTTCTGGTGATCGAGACAGGGAACCAAAATTGGCGAGGGTAGTTATGGATACCCCATTTAATGCCTACTGGTCAATCATAACTCTTGTAGCTTGCGCAACTGAGCTCTCTCTTCTTACCGGTGATGA GGACATTGAGTTATATGATCTATCccatttttctcaaaaaatgggCTTCATCCTCAACAAGCTTGAGGGACAGCTTGCAGTCTGCCAACAAGAAAAAG AGGAGTCAAAGGCCAAGGAAAAGTTTTTGGAACGTATACGCACTGCCCCTCCTGAAATTACCGAGGTTTTCCAAGGGCTGGTTCTTTTCGATCATAAAGCGTATCCGAAGCCTCCCATCATCAGTGTTGATCCCACTAACAAGAAG GTTTTTAACATCAATGTGCTAGAGGGGAAGTGGGTGTTATTTTACATTTCAAGCCTGGACAATGTTTCTGATCAAGATATTTCATGCCTCAAAGAAGTGTATGAGAGAATCGAAAAGCATAACAAGTGTGTGATTGTGTGGATCCCTGTTGTTGAGGACTGGACTGAAGGAGGAGAAGAGCAGTTTAAGGAATGGAGGTCTAAGATGCCATGGTACGCGGTGCAATATTTTTCGCCCCCAGCCATTGGGTACCTTGAGCAGCGGTGGAACTTCAAAGGTAACCctatggtggtggtgatgaaCCAGAAAGGAAGGGTGGTACTAACCGGCAACATAATCAACTTGATTCGGACGCAAGCAACGGAGGCAATCACAACTCGGCATTCATTTT GTACGAACCATGCCAggtatggaacgactgctgcaGCTGTAGAGGTGTTGAAGAGTTTAACTTGTCCTCAGCAATCCACTAATACTGATGCGACACCTGTCCTTCTTAATGGTTCTAACGAGCAG GTTAATATCGACATTGAGCTGAAGTGGAAGGGTCTGTTTTTGTTACTCTCCGACGTAGGCATTGAAGATTGTTACACTTCATATCTCAAACCAGTGTATGAGGGAATAAGAAAATACCCATCGAATCGGATTGTCTGGGTTCCCGTTGTGGAGCAGTGGAaccaagacaaagaaaaacaacttGAGATGTCGAGGTTGAAGATGCCGTGGTACACATTGAAGTGGGTTTCAACCAAAGCAGCCATCGAGTACATGAAAAAGGAGTGGAAATACAAGGGTAAGCCTGCGGTGGTGGTGATGACCCGTGAAGGTatggtgaaaaataaaaatgcttTCCCCATGATTAAGGACCGTGGAATGGACGCCTTTCCTTTCTTTGAATGA
- the LOC126632394 gene encoding uncharacterized protein LOC126632394 isoform X3, with protein MESLPKNEVMTEELSVQLVADDKQEQPMEMEDQGEGEGEGEGEGEDERMSVRWWMRMMLGMDADESEGEGSERISLFDRSQNEIMNSDQGVGEDDGDGDGEGEGEGSERISLFDRSQNEIMKLIFAVNYRVPDEGHASFDVHAIFSTSQKIIKDSAAKIIHSIIEQGSGFNDVEKPKASSSLYTLINSFGCKMSCKSPGDETAFESRTEEILTRLSSYPCEVQVVLALAVFALEYEECSSQLSKKSTTLKRQDAVVELNNLVNQALQVIEHILELEKLISGDRDREPKLARVVMDTPFNAYWSIITLVACATELSLLTGDEDIELYDLSHFSQKMGFILNKLEGQLAVCQQEKEESKAKEKFLERIRTAPPEITEVFQGLVLFDHKAYPKPPIISVDPTNKKVFNINVLEGKWVLFYISSLDNVSDQDISCLKEVYERIEKHNKCVIVWIPVVEDWTEGGEEQFKEWRSKMPWYAVQYFSPPAIGYLEQRWNFKGNPMVVVMNQKGRVVLTGNIINLIRTQATEAITTRHSFCTNHARYGTTAAAVEVLKSLTCPQQSTNTDATPVLLNGSNEQVNIDIELKWKGLFLLLSDVGIEDCYTSYLKPVYEGIRKYPSNRIVWVPVVEQWNQDKEKQLEMSRLKMPWYTLKWVSTKAAIEYMKKEWKYKGKPAVVVMTREGMVKNKNAFPMIKDRGMDAFPFFE; from the exons ATGGAAAGTCTACCAAAAAATGAGGTCATGACCGAGGAGTTGTCTGTCCAACTAGTAGCCGATGATAAGCAAGAGCAACCCATGGAGATGGAGGATCAGGGTGAGGGTGAGGGTGAGGGTGAGGGTGAGGGTGAGGATGAGAGGATGAGTGTGAG GTGGTGGATGAGGATGATGTTGGGGATGGATGCGGATGAGAGTGAAGGTGAAGGTAGTGAACGGATCAGCCTTTTCGACAGGTCTCAAAACGAAATCATGAATAGTGATCAGGGTGTGGGTGAGGATGACGGTGACGGTGACGGTGAGGGTGAGGGTGAAG GTAGTGAACGGATCAGCCTTTTCGACAGGTCTCAAAACGAAATCATGAAGCTCATTTTTGCAGTTAATTACCGTGTTCCTGATGAGGGCCATGCCAGCTTTGATGTTCATGCTATTTTCTCGACTAGTCAGAAAATCATTAAGGATTCGGCGGCCAAGATCATTCACAGTATCATTGAGCAG GGCAGCGGATTTAATGATGTTGAAAAACCCAAGGCCAGCTCCAGCTTGTACACTCTCATTAACTCCTTTGGCTGCAAG ATGTCGTGTAAGAGTCCAGGTGATGAAACTGCCTTTGAATCACGTACGGAAGAAATACTTACAAGACTATCAAGTTATCCATGTGAAGTACAGGTAGTATTGGCCCTGGCGGTTTTTGCTTTGGAATATGAAGAATGTTCCAGCCAACTTTCCAAGAAATCGACAACACTGAAACGCCAAGATGCAGTAGTTGAGCTTAACAATCTGGTCAACCAAGCGTTACAAGTGATTGAGCACATCCTTGAGTTGGAGAAACTAATTTCTGGTGATCGAGACAGGGAACCAAAATTGGCGAGGGTAGTTATGGATACCCCATTTAATGCCTACTGGTCAATCATAACTCTTGTAGCTTGCGCAACTGAGCTCTCTCTTCTTACCGGTGATGA GGACATTGAGTTATATGATCTATCccatttttctcaaaaaatgggCTTCATCCTCAACAAGCTTGAGGGACAGCTTGCAGTCTGCCAACAAGAAAAAG AGGAGTCAAAGGCCAAGGAAAAGTTTTTGGAACGTATACGCACTGCCCCTCCTGAAATTACCGAGGTTTTCCAAGGGCTGGTTCTTTTCGATCATAAAGCGTATCCGAAGCCTCCCATCATCAGTGTTGATCCCACTAACAAGAAG GTTTTTAACATCAATGTGCTAGAGGGGAAGTGGGTGTTATTTTACATTTCAAGCCTGGACAATGTTTCTGATCAAGATATTTCATGCCTCAAAGAAGTGTATGAGAGAATCGAAAAGCATAACAAGTGTGTGATTGTGTGGATCCCTGTTGTTGAGGACTGGACTGAAGGAGGAGAAGAGCAGTTTAAGGAATGGAGGTCTAAGATGCCATGGTACGCGGTGCAATATTTTTCGCCCCCAGCCATTGGGTACCTTGAGCAGCGGTGGAACTTCAAAGGTAACCctatggtggtggtgatgaaCCAGAAAGGAAGGGTGGTACTAACCGGCAACATAATCAACTTGATTCGGACGCAAGCAACGGAGGCAATCACAACTCGGCATTCATTTT GTACGAACCATGCCAggtatggaacgactgctgcaGCTGTAGAGGTGTTGAAGAGTTTAACTTGTCCTCAGCAATCCACTAATACTGATGCGACACCTGTCCTTCTTAATGGTTCTAACGAGCAG GTTAATATCGACATTGAGCTGAAGTGGAAGGGTCTGTTTTTGTTACTCTCCGACGTAGGCATTGAAGATTGTTACACTTCATATCTCAAACCAGTGTATGAGGGAATAAGAAAATACCCATCGAATCGGATTGTCTGGGTTCCCGTTGTGGAGCAGTGGAaccaagacaaagaaaaacaacttGAGATGTCGAGGTTGAAGATGCCGTGGTACACATTGAAGTGGGTTTCAACCAAAGCAGCCATCGAGTACATGAAAAAGGAGTGGAAATACAAGGGTAAGCCTGCGGTGGTGGTGATGACCCGTGAAGGTatggtgaaaaataaaaatgcttTCCCCATGATTAAGGACCGTGGAATGGACGCCTTTCCTTTCTTTGAATGA
- the LOC126632394 gene encoding uncharacterized protein LOC126632394 isoform X8: protein MESLPKNEVMTEELSVQLVADDKQEQPMEMEDQGEGEGEGEGEGEGSERISLFDRSQNEIMNSDQGVGEDDGDGDGEGEGEGSERISLFDRSQNEIMKLIFAVNYRVPDEGHASFDVHAIFSTSQKIIKDSAAKIIHSIIEQGSGFNDVEKPKASSSLYTLINSFGCKMSCKSPGDETAFESRTEEILTRLSSYPCEVQVVLALAVFALEYEECSSQLSKKSTTLKRQDAVVELNNLVNQALQVIEHILELEKLISGDRDREPKLARVVMDTPFNAYWSIITLVACATELSLLTGDEDIELYDLSHFSQKMGFILNKLEGQLAVCQQEKEESKAKEKFLERIRTAPPEITEVFQGLVLFDHKAYPKPPIISVDPTNKKVFNINVLEGKWVLFYISSLDNVSDQDISCLKEVYERIEKHNKCVIVWIPVVEDWTEGGEEQFKEWRSKMPWYAVQYFSPPAIGYLEQRWNFKGNPMVVVMNQKGRVVLTGNIINLIRTQATEAITTRHSFCTNHARYGTTAAAVEVLKSLTCPQQSTNTDATPVLLNGSNEQVNIDIELKWKGLFLLLSDVGIEDCYTSYLKPVYEGIRKYPSNRIVWVPVVEQWNQDKEKQLEMSRLKMPWYTLKWVSTKAAIEYMKKEWKYKGKPAVVVMTREGMVKNKNAFPMIKDRGMDAFPFFE from the exons ATGGAAAGTCTACCAAAAAATGAGGTCATGACCGAGGAGTTGTCTGTCCAACTAGTAGCCGATGATAAGCAAGAGCAACCCATGGAGATGGAGGATCAGGGTGAGGGTGAGGGTGAGGGTGAGGGTGAGG GTGAAGGTAGTGAACGGATCAGCCTTTTCGACAGGTCTCAAAACGAAATCATGAATAGTGATCAGGGTGTGGGTGAGGATGACGGTGACGGTGACGGTGAGGGTGAGGGTGAAG GTAGTGAACGGATCAGCCTTTTCGACAGGTCTCAAAACGAAATCATGAAGCTCATTTTTGCAGTTAATTACCGTGTTCCTGATGAGGGCCATGCCAGCTTTGATGTTCATGCTATTTTCTCGACTAGTCAGAAAATCATTAAGGATTCGGCGGCCAAGATCATTCACAGTATCATTGAGCAG GGCAGCGGATTTAATGATGTTGAAAAACCCAAGGCCAGCTCCAGCTTGTACACTCTCATTAACTCCTTTGGCTGCAAG ATGTCGTGTAAGAGTCCAGGTGATGAAACTGCCTTTGAATCACGTACGGAAGAAATACTTACAAGACTATCAAGTTATCCATGTGAAGTACAGGTAGTATTGGCCCTGGCGGTTTTTGCTTTGGAATATGAAGAATGTTCCAGCCAACTTTCCAAGAAATCGACAACACTGAAACGCCAAGATGCAGTAGTTGAGCTTAACAATCTGGTCAACCAAGCGTTACAAGTGATTGAGCACATCCTTGAGTTGGAGAAACTAATTTCTGGTGATCGAGACAGGGAACCAAAATTGGCGAGGGTAGTTATGGATACCCCATTTAATGCCTACTGGTCAATCATAACTCTTGTAGCTTGCGCAACTGAGCTCTCTCTTCTTACCGGTGATGA GGACATTGAGTTATATGATCTATCccatttttctcaaaaaatgggCTTCATCCTCAACAAGCTTGAGGGACAGCTTGCAGTCTGCCAACAAGAAAAAG AGGAGTCAAAGGCCAAGGAAAAGTTTTTGGAACGTATACGCACTGCCCCTCCTGAAATTACCGAGGTTTTCCAAGGGCTGGTTCTTTTCGATCATAAAGCGTATCCGAAGCCTCCCATCATCAGTGTTGATCCCACTAACAAGAAG GTTTTTAACATCAATGTGCTAGAGGGGAAGTGGGTGTTATTTTACATTTCAAGCCTGGACAATGTTTCTGATCAAGATATTTCATGCCTCAAAGAAGTGTATGAGAGAATCGAAAAGCATAACAAGTGTGTGATTGTGTGGATCCCTGTTGTTGAGGACTGGACTGAAGGAGGAGAAGAGCAGTTTAAGGAATGGAGGTCTAAGATGCCATGGTACGCGGTGCAATATTTTTCGCCCCCAGCCATTGGGTACCTTGAGCAGCGGTGGAACTTCAAAGGTAACCctatggtggtggtgatgaaCCAGAAAGGAAGGGTGGTACTAACCGGCAACATAATCAACTTGATTCGGACGCAAGCAACGGAGGCAATCACAACTCGGCATTCATTTT GTACGAACCATGCCAggtatggaacgactgctgcaGCTGTAGAGGTGTTGAAGAGTTTAACTTGTCCTCAGCAATCCACTAATACTGATGCGACACCTGTCCTTCTTAATGGTTCTAACGAGCAG GTTAATATCGACATTGAGCTGAAGTGGAAGGGTCTGTTTTTGTTACTCTCCGACGTAGGCATTGAAGATTGTTACACTTCATATCTCAAACCAGTGTATGAGGGAATAAGAAAATACCCATCGAATCGGATTGTCTGGGTTCCCGTTGTGGAGCAGTGGAaccaagacaaagaaaaacaacttGAGATGTCGAGGTTGAAGATGCCGTGGTACACATTGAAGTGGGTTTCAACCAAAGCAGCCATCGAGTACATGAAAAAGGAGTGGAAATACAAGGGTAAGCCTGCGGTGGTGGTGATGACCCGTGAAGGTatggtgaaaaataaaaatgcttTCCCCATGATTAAGGACCGTGGAATGGACGCCTTTCCTTTCTTTGAATGA
- the LOC126632394 gene encoding uncharacterized protein LOC126632394 isoform X6, giving the protein MESLPKNEVMTEELSVQLVADDKQEQPMEMEDQGEGEGEGEGEGEDERMSVRWWMRMMLGMDADESEGEGSERISLFDRSQNEIMNSDQGVGEDDGDGDGEGEGSERISLFDRSQNEIMKLIFAVNYRVPDEGHASFDVHAIFSTSQKIIKDSAAKIIHSIIEQGSGFNDVEKPKASSSLYTLINSFGCKMSCKSPGDETAFESRTEEILTRLSSYPCEVQVVLALAVFALEYEECSSQLSKKSTTLKRQDAVVELNNLVNQALQVIEHILELEKLISGDRDREPKLARVVMDTPFNAYWSIITLVACATELSLLTGDEDIELYDLSHFSQKMGFILNKLEGQLAVCQQEKEESKAKEKFLERIRTAPPEITEVFQGLVLFDHKAYPKPPIISVDPTNKKVFNINVLEGKWVLFYISSLDNVSDQDISCLKEVYERIEKHNKCVIVWIPVVEDWTEGGEEQFKEWRSKMPWYAVQYFSPPAIGYLEQRWNFKGNPMVVVMNQKGRVVLTGNIINLIRTQATEAITTRHSFCTNHARYGTTAAAVEVLKSLTCPQQSTNTDATPVLLNGSNEQVNIDIELKWKGLFLLLSDVGIEDCYTSYLKPVYEGIRKYPSNRIVWVPVVEQWNQDKEKQLEMSRLKMPWYTLKWVSTKAAIEYMKKEWKYKGKPAVVVMTREGMVKNKNAFPMIKDRGMDAFPFFE; this is encoded by the exons ATGGAAAGTCTACCAAAAAATGAGGTCATGACCGAGGAGTTGTCTGTCCAACTAGTAGCCGATGATAAGCAAGAGCAACCCATGGAGATGGAGGATCAGGGTGAGGGTGAGGGTGAGGGTGAGGGTGAGGGTGAGGATGAGAGGATGAGTGTGAG GTGGTGGATGAGGATGATGTTGGGGATGGATGCGGATGAGAGTGAAGGTGAAGGTAGTGAACGGATCAGCCTTTTCGACAGGTCTCAAAACGAAATCATGAATAGTGATCAGGGTGTGGGTGAGGATGACGGTGACGGTGACGGTGAGGGTGAGG GTAGTGAACGGATCAGCCTTTTCGACAGGTCTCAAAACGAAATCATGAAGCTCATTTTTGCAGTTAATTACCGTGTTCCTGATGAGGGCCATGCCAGCTTTGATGTTCATGCTATTTTCTCGACTAGTCAGAAAATCATTAAGGATTCGGCGGCCAAGATCATTCACAGTATCATTGAGCAG GGCAGCGGATTTAATGATGTTGAAAAACCCAAGGCCAGCTCCAGCTTGTACACTCTCATTAACTCCTTTGGCTGCAAG ATGTCGTGTAAGAGTCCAGGTGATGAAACTGCCTTTGAATCACGTACGGAAGAAATACTTACAAGACTATCAAGTTATCCATGTGAAGTACAGGTAGTATTGGCCCTGGCGGTTTTTGCTTTGGAATATGAAGAATGTTCCAGCCAACTTTCCAAGAAATCGACAACACTGAAACGCCAAGATGCAGTAGTTGAGCTTAACAATCTGGTCAACCAAGCGTTACAAGTGATTGAGCACATCCTTGAGTTGGAGAAACTAATTTCTGGTGATCGAGACAGGGAACCAAAATTGGCGAGGGTAGTTATGGATACCCCATTTAATGCCTACTGGTCAATCATAACTCTTGTAGCTTGCGCAACTGAGCTCTCTCTTCTTACCGGTGATGA GGACATTGAGTTATATGATCTATCccatttttctcaaaaaatgggCTTCATCCTCAACAAGCTTGAGGGACAGCTTGCAGTCTGCCAACAAGAAAAAG AGGAGTCAAAGGCCAAGGAAAAGTTTTTGGAACGTATACGCACTGCCCCTCCTGAAATTACCGAGGTTTTCCAAGGGCTGGTTCTTTTCGATCATAAAGCGTATCCGAAGCCTCCCATCATCAGTGTTGATCCCACTAACAAGAAG GTTTTTAACATCAATGTGCTAGAGGGGAAGTGGGTGTTATTTTACATTTCAAGCCTGGACAATGTTTCTGATCAAGATATTTCATGCCTCAAAGAAGTGTATGAGAGAATCGAAAAGCATAACAAGTGTGTGATTGTGTGGATCCCTGTTGTTGAGGACTGGACTGAAGGAGGAGAAGAGCAGTTTAAGGAATGGAGGTCTAAGATGCCATGGTACGCGGTGCAATATTTTTCGCCCCCAGCCATTGGGTACCTTGAGCAGCGGTGGAACTTCAAAGGTAACCctatggtggtggtgatgaaCCAGAAAGGAAGGGTGGTACTAACCGGCAACATAATCAACTTGATTCGGACGCAAGCAACGGAGGCAATCACAACTCGGCATTCATTTT GTACGAACCATGCCAggtatggaacgactgctgcaGCTGTAGAGGTGTTGAAGAGTTTAACTTGTCCTCAGCAATCCACTAATACTGATGCGACACCTGTCCTTCTTAATGGTTCTAACGAGCAG GTTAATATCGACATTGAGCTGAAGTGGAAGGGTCTGTTTTTGTTACTCTCCGACGTAGGCATTGAAGATTGTTACACTTCATATCTCAAACCAGTGTATGAGGGAATAAGAAAATACCCATCGAATCGGATTGTCTGGGTTCCCGTTGTGGAGCAGTGGAaccaagacaaagaaaaacaacttGAGATGTCGAGGTTGAAGATGCCGTGGTACACATTGAAGTGGGTTTCAACCAAAGCAGCCATCGAGTACATGAAAAAGGAGTGGAAATACAAGGGTAAGCCTGCGGTGGTGGTGATGACCCGTGAAGGTatggtgaaaaataaaaatgcttTCCCCATGATTAAGGACCGTGGAATGGACGCCTTTCCTTTCTTTGAATGA
- the LOC126632394 gene encoding uncharacterized protein LOC126632394 isoform X7, translated as MESLPKNEVMTEELSVQLVADDKQEQPMEMEDQGEGEGEGEGEGEDERMSVRWWMRMMLGMDADESEGEGSERISLFDRSQNEIMNSDQGVGEDDGDGDGEGSERISLFDRSQNEIMKLIFAVNYRVPDEGHASFDVHAIFSTSQKIIKDSAAKIIHSIIEQGSGFNDVEKPKASSSLYTLINSFGCKMSCKSPGDETAFESRTEEILTRLSSYPCEVQVVLALAVFALEYEECSSQLSKKSTTLKRQDAVVELNNLVNQALQVIEHILELEKLISGDRDREPKLARVVMDTPFNAYWSIITLVACATELSLLTGDEDIELYDLSHFSQKMGFILNKLEGQLAVCQQEKEESKAKEKFLERIRTAPPEITEVFQGLVLFDHKAYPKPPIISVDPTNKKVFNINVLEGKWVLFYISSLDNVSDQDISCLKEVYERIEKHNKCVIVWIPVVEDWTEGGEEQFKEWRSKMPWYAVQYFSPPAIGYLEQRWNFKGNPMVVVMNQKGRVVLTGNIINLIRTQATEAITTRHSFCTNHARYGTTAAAVEVLKSLTCPQQSTNTDATPVLLNGSNEQVNIDIELKWKGLFLLLSDVGIEDCYTSYLKPVYEGIRKYPSNRIVWVPVVEQWNQDKEKQLEMSRLKMPWYTLKWVSTKAAIEYMKKEWKYKGKPAVVVMTREGMVKNKNAFPMIKDRGMDAFPFFE; from the exons ATGGAAAGTCTACCAAAAAATGAGGTCATGACCGAGGAGTTGTCTGTCCAACTAGTAGCCGATGATAAGCAAGAGCAACCCATGGAGATGGAGGATCAGGGTGAGGGTGAGGGTGAGGGTGAGGGTGAGGGTGAGGATGAGAGGATGAGTGTGAG GTGGTGGATGAGGATGATGTTGGGGATGGATGCGGATGAGAGTGAAGGTGAAGGTAGTGAACGGATCAGCCTTTTCGACAGGTCTCAAAACGAAATCATGAATAGTGATCAGGGTGTGGGTGAGGATGACGGTGACGGTGACGGTGAGG GTAGTGAACGGATCAGCCTTTTCGACAGGTCTCAAAACGAAATCATGAAGCTCATTTTTGCAGTTAATTACCGTGTTCCTGATGAGGGCCATGCCAGCTTTGATGTTCATGCTATTTTCTCGACTAGTCAGAAAATCATTAAGGATTCGGCGGCCAAGATCATTCACAGTATCATTGAGCAG GGCAGCGGATTTAATGATGTTGAAAAACCCAAGGCCAGCTCCAGCTTGTACACTCTCATTAACTCCTTTGGCTGCAAG ATGTCGTGTAAGAGTCCAGGTGATGAAACTGCCTTTGAATCACGTACGGAAGAAATACTTACAAGACTATCAAGTTATCCATGTGAAGTACAGGTAGTATTGGCCCTGGCGGTTTTTGCTTTGGAATATGAAGAATGTTCCAGCCAACTTTCCAAGAAATCGACAACACTGAAACGCCAAGATGCAGTAGTTGAGCTTAACAATCTGGTCAACCAAGCGTTACAAGTGATTGAGCACATCCTTGAGTTGGAGAAACTAATTTCTGGTGATCGAGACAGGGAACCAAAATTGGCGAGGGTAGTTATGGATACCCCATTTAATGCCTACTGGTCAATCATAACTCTTGTAGCTTGCGCAACTGAGCTCTCTCTTCTTACCGGTGATGA GGACATTGAGTTATATGATCTATCccatttttctcaaaaaatgggCTTCATCCTCAACAAGCTTGAGGGACAGCTTGCAGTCTGCCAACAAGAAAAAG AGGAGTCAAAGGCCAAGGAAAAGTTTTTGGAACGTATACGCACTGCCCCTCCTGAAATTACCGAGGTTTTCCAAGGGCTGGTTCTTTTCGATCATAAAGCGTATCCGAAGCCTCCCATCATCAGTGTTGATCCCACTAACAAGAAG GTTTTTAACATCAATGTGCTAGAGGGGAAGTGGGTGTTATTTTACATTTCAAGCCTGGACAATGTTTCTGATCAAGATATTTCATGCCTCAAAGAAGTGTATGAGAGAATCGAAAAGCATAACAAGTGTGTGATTGTGTGGATCCCTGTTGTTGAGGACTGGACTGAAGGAGGAGAAGAGCAGTTTAAGGAATGGAGGTCTAAGATGCCATGGTACGCGGTGCAATATTTTTCGCCCCCAGCCATTGGGTACCTTGAGCAGCGGTGGAACTTCAAAGGTAACCctatggtggtggtgatgaaCCAGAAAGGAAGGGTGGTACTAACCGGCAACATAATCAACTTGATTCGGACGCAAGCAACGGAGGCAATCACAACTCGGCATTCATTTT GTACGAACCATGCCAggtatggaacgactgctgcaGCTGTAGAGGTGTTGAAGAGTTTAACTTGTCCTCAGCAATCCACTAATACTGATGCGACACCTGTCCTTCTTAATGGTTCTAACGAGCAG GTTAATATCGACATTGAGCTGAAGTGGAAGGGTCTGTTTTTGTTACTCTCCGACGTAGGCATTGAAGATTGTTACACTTCATATCTCAAACCAGTGTATGAGGGAATAAGAAAATACCCATCGAATCGGATTGTCTGGGTTCCCGTTGTGGAGCAGTGGAaccaagacaaagaaaaacaacttGAGATGTCGAGGTTGAAGATGCCGTGGTACACATTGAAGTGGGTTTCAACCAAAGCAGCCATCGAGTACATGAAAAAGGAGTGGAAATACAAGGGTAAGCCTGCGGTGGTGGTGATGACCCGTGAAGGTatggtgaaaaataaaaatgcttTCCCCATGATTAAGGACCGTGGAATGGACGCCTTTCCTTTCTTTGAATGA